From one Nocardioides yefusunii genomic stretch:
- a CDS encoding FtsX-like permease family protein has protein sequence MIRLALRTFVDRWQLFVGTVLAVTAGVAIVHAGMTIILGVENSEAPAGASVEQAEACQEAVSATGTLTGMTVTLGAFLTIFVVGSTFGFAVDQRRRDLAVLRLGGVTAKQIRGLLLAEGCVAAVLGTLAGAVLGTGLTTVQRALLSGLGVFPDGAATPVRTAVLVIDLVVAFTVCFLGARGTAKRATRLKPLDALRRTADEQRVMTVRRWIVAVTALVLTALQTYVAAAGGGLLLTILLGLGIIITGSVATSRLAPLLVPAAAGVLTAWARRSVVVEVGVANLRDSVRRTASCAAPMIVLVGLVMGLQGILDTQSKATVVEAETLLAADLVATGDSIDLAAVNAIEGVALAAPETVISPEIQLTTGRTTTPGLGTVVAVDPDAFRATHLQRPDTGDLSDFGQRSVVFGPGLDSTSVSSHYDEITLDVGNDTVRLDEAARMSETLAGVDGFYVDRSVLPAEMLEGPTSVLIQLAGDADRDVVEQSLAAAGATSVLTPSESAVEQTSASEAENRAVMAAIVGLGSLYALISVLSTVAISIGQRRSELATLRLSGLTRQQIHGATVLEALAATTIGLVLGAITAVLALVGIWAATERVYGTAVVAIPWGLLAAMTVLTAALTTVTALLATRSALRLPAIRALGALD, from the coding sequence ATGATCCGCCTCGCCCTCCGCACGTTCGTCGACCGCTGGCAGCTCTTCGTCGGAACGGTCCTGGCCGTCACCGCCGGCGTCGCCATCGTCCACGCCGGGATGACGATCATCCTCGGCGTCGAGAACTCCGAAGCGCCAGCTGGGGCGAGCGTCGAGCAGGCTGAAGCCTGCCAGGAAGCGGTCAGCGCGACGGGCACCCTGACCGGGATGACGGTGACGCTCGGTGCCTTCCTGACGATCTTCGTCGTCGGTTCGACCTTCGGATTCGCCGTCGACCAACGCCGGCGTGACCTGGCCGTGCTCAGGCTCGGCGGGGTCACCGCCAAGCAGATCCGTGGGCTCCTCCTCGCCGAAGGCTGTGTGGCTGCCGTGCTGGGTACGCTCGCGGGCGCCGTGCTCGGCACCGGCCTCACGACGGTGCAACGGGCACTCCTGTCCGGGCTCGGTGTCTTCCCCGACGGAGCTGCCACCCCCGTCCGGACAGCCGTCCTGGTCATCGACCTGGTGGTTGCCTTCACGGTGTGCTTCCTCGGAGCCCGGGGCACGGCCAAGCGCGCCACCCGGCTGAAGCCACTGGATGCGCTCCGCCGTACCGCTGACGAACAGCGGGTGATGACGGTGCGGCGGTGGATCGTCGCAGTGACTGCCCTGGTGCTCACCGCCCTGCAGACCTATGTCGCGGCCGCGGGGGGCGGCCTGCTCCTGACGATCCTGCTGGGGCTGGGAATCATCATCACCGGTTCCGTCGCGACGAGCCGACTCGCTCCGCTGCTCGTGCCGGCCGCCGCAGGAGTCCTCACCGCGTGGGCGCGACGCTCGGTGGTCGTCGAGGTGGGGGTGGCGAACCTGCGTGACTCCGTGCGCCGCACTGCCTCGTGTGCCGCGCCGATGATCGTGCTCGTCGGTCTGGTCATGGGGCTGCAGGGCATCCTCGACACCCAGAGCAAGGCGACTGTCGTCGAGGCCGAGACGCTGCTGGCGGCTGACCTGGTCGCCACCGGCGACAGCATCGACCTGGCCGCCGTCAACGCCATCGAGGGCGTCGCGCTGGCTGCACCCGAGACAGTCATTTCCCCGGAGATCCAGCTCACCACCGGACGCACCACCACCCCGGGGCTGGGCACCGTGGTGGCCGTCGACCCCGATGCCTTCCGCGCCACCCACCTGCAGCGGCCCGACACCGGAGACCTGTCGGACTTCGGGCAGCGCTCCGTCGTGTTCGGCCCCGGCCTGGACTCCACCTCGGTCAGCAGCCACTACGACGAGATCACGCTCGACGTCGGCAACGACACCGTCAGGCTGGACGAGGCGGCCCGCATGTCGGAGACCCTCGCCGGTGTCGACGGCTTCTACGTCGACCGTTCCGTGCTGCCCGCAGAGATGCTCGAGGGCCCCACGTCGGTCCTGATCCAGCTCGCCGGCGACGCCGACCGGGACGTGGTGGAGCAGTCGCTGGCGGCTGCGGGCGCCACCAGCGTGCTGACGCCGTCGGAGTCCGCGGTGGAGCAGACCAGCGCGAGCGAGGCGGAGAACAGGGCGGTGATGGCGGCCATCGTGGGTCTGGGCAGTCTGTACGCCCTGATCAGCGTGCTGAGCACCGTGGCCATCTCCATCGGTCAGCGCCGCAGCGAGCTCGCCACGCTCAGGCTGAGCGGCCTGACCCGGCAGCAGATCCACGGGGCGACCGTCCTCGAAGCCCTGGCGGCCACCACCATCGGTCTGGTTCTCGGCGCGATCACGGCGGTGCTCGCCCTCGTCGGGATCTGGGCAGCGACCGAGCGTGTCTACGGAACCGCCGTGGTCGCGATTCCCTGGGGGCTGCTGGCCGCCATGACGGTGCTGACGGCGGCGTTGACGACCGTGACCGCCCTCCTCGCCACCCGGTCGGCCCTGAGACTCCCCGCGATCCGGGCGCTGGGAGCGCTGGACTGA
- a CDS encoding ABC transporter ATP-binding protein — protein sequence MTESAAHATVLHLQDVTRTYQSGSSTLTALDRITLGCRRGSWTAVMGPSGSGKSTLLNCAAGLDTPDSGQVFLDGRDIASLSDDLLTRMRRTEIGFVFQQFNLVAALNAVQNVSLPLRLAGRKGADRAALDALGSLGLGKHARHKPRELSGGQQQRVAIARALATRPSILFADEPTGALDSASAATVLDLLRTLVDQQAQTILMVTHDPVAAARADHVVFLRDGRLVTTLSGADATQIAATLADLETPALSGAHG from the coding sequence ATGACCGAATCTGCTGCGCACGCCACGGTGTTGCACCTCCAGGACGTGACCCGCACCTACCAGTCAGGAAGCTCGACCCTCACGGCCCTCGACCGCATCACGCTCGGCTGCCGACGCGGTTCGTGGACGGCCGTCATGGGTCCCTCCGGGTCCGGCAAGTCGACGCTGCTGAACTGCGCGGCCGGGCTGGACACTCCCGATTCCGGACAGGTCTTCCTCGACGGCCGTGACATCGCGAGCCTGAGCGACGACCTGCTGACCCGGATGCGGCGCACCGAGATCGGGTTCGTGTTCCAGCAGTTCAACCTCGTCGCTGCCTTGAACGCGGTGCAGAACGTCTCCCTCCCCCTGCGGCTGGCGGGCCGCAAGGGAGCCGACCGAGCCGCGCTCGATGCCCTGGGATCACTCGGTCTGGGCAAGCACGCCCGTCACAAGCCGAGGGAACTCTCCGGGGGCCAGCAGCAGCGGGTGGCGATTGCGCGCGCTCTGGCCACCCGGCCGAGCATCCTGTTCGCTGACGAACCGACCGGAGCGCTGGACAGCGCATCCGCCGCAACGGTGCTCGACCTGCTCCGTACGCTCGTGGACCAGCAGGCACAGACCATCCTGATGGTCACGCACGACCCGGTGGCGGCCGCTCGAGCGGACCACGTGGTGTTCCTCCGTGACGGCCGTCTGGTCACGACGCTGAGCGGCGCCGACGCGACTCAGATCGCGGCCACCCTGGCCGATCTCGAGACCCCGGCGCTGTCGGGAGCGCACGGATGA